A segment of the Pseudomonadales bacterium genome:
TCTTGTCTGAAGCACAGCGGCAACGGGAGCAGCAAGGTTTTTATGCTAACCGGCGTTTACCAGACTCGATTTATCAGGATTTACTATTTGAATGGTGCCAACCTATTGTTGCGGCATACTGCCAACGTCAAAACCTACCATACCCTGACTTAGGAGAAGATGGAGAAATTCTGGAAGCTTCTAAGTGGTATCAGTCGGTTAAACATCTTGAGTCACGGACGCAGCAGCTGGGGTCATAAGATGTCCATATCGCCATTCGTTTACACTCAGGTCAGTGATGATGCTGTTGATGTGTCAGAACTAAAACAGCTGCTATGCGAAGGCTTAGCGAGTCGCTCAAGTATGGGGGCGATGGTTGAGTTTTCGGGTTTTGTTCGCGCAGATAAACACACACAGCAGCATAGCGACGCGGTTGAGGCTATAGAACTAGAGCATTATCCTGCCATGACGGAAAAAGCATTTGCCAAGTTGATTTCACAAGCAGTGTCGCTGTGGCCGTGTTTGGGGGTAGTGGTTTATCATCGTGTTGGTCGAATTGCTGTCAATCAAACCATTGTTTATGTTGCCGTATCTGCCAGTCATCGCGCTGCTGCATTTGCCTGTGCTGAATTTATNATGGATCACCTAAAGACCGATATACCGTTGTGGAAAAAAGAAATTTTTCGGCAGGGGCAGGCATGGGTAGAGCAAAAACAAAGCGATATTCAGGCCAAATCGCGTTGGGACTGAGGCGTCATTAAGAAACACAAGCGTTTTGAATCGAAACTCGCTATACTCTCGCCACGATTTTTTGTCTGATAATAAAAGGATTACTAATGAGCCTTGACCCTCGTGAATTTAGAAATGCATTAGGCCGTTTTGCGACCGGTGTCTGTGTTATTACATTTGAAGTTGACGGAAAGCCTTATGGAATGACCGCAAACTCATTCTCATCGGTATCGTTAGATCCTGCCTTAGTACTTTGGAGTATCCAAAAAGACTCTGAATGCGCGCCGATGTTTGAGCAAATCTCCCATTACGGTATTAATATTCTCACCTCTGAGCAGCAGGATGTTTCAAACCAATATGCGAAAAAGGGTGAGCATGACTTACTACCCGGCACTTACCGTCAAGGCAGCACGGGTGCATTTGTGCTAAAGCAAGCCATGACCAGCTTTGAATGTGAAATAGATCAGCGTATTGATGCAGGTGATCATATTATTTTACTGAGCAAGGTGCATGAGATGCATAACGACCCAGCAGATCGTCAGCCTTTACTGTTTTTTG
Coding sequences within it:
- a CDS encoding flavin reductase: MSLDPREFRNALGRFATGVCVITFEVDGKPYGMTANSFSSVSLDPALVLWSIQKDSECAPMFEQISHYGINILTSEQQDVSNQYAKKGEHDLLPGTYRQGSTGAFVLKQAMTSFECEIDQRIDAGDHIILLSKVHEMHNDPADRQPLLFFAGKYREVK
- a CDS encoding molybdenum cofactor biosynthesis protein MoaE gives rise to the protein MSISPFVYTQVSDDAVDVSELKQLLCEGLASRSSMGAMVEFSGFVRADKHTQQHSDAVEAIELEHYPAMTEKAFAKLISQAVSLWPCLGVVVYHRVGRIAVNQTIVYVAVSASHRAAAFACAEFXMDHLKTDIPLWKKEIFRQGQAWVEQKQSDIQAKSRWD